The following proteins are encoded in a genomic region of Corallococcus soli:
- a CDS encoding pyruvate dehydrogenase complex E1 component subunit beta: MPELMYREALNQALAEEMERDANVFLIGEEVGRYNGAFKVSQGLLDKFGSARIIDAPISELGFTGLSVGAAAVGLRPVVEMMTWNFAILAMDQIVNNAAKLRHMSGGQLRCPIVFRGPGGAGGRLSSQHSQSLEANYAHFPGLKVIAPATPADAKGMLKSAIRDENPVIMFEGERLYALKGEVPEGEHIVPLGVADVKREGTDVTLITWSRMYYFCMEAAEALEKEGISVEVLDLRTLRPLDEEAILKSVRKTNRAVICEEGWALAGIGASVVDLIQSQAFDELDAPVVRVTGLDVNMSYAANLENATQPDAPKIIAAIKKVLYREGA; the protein is encoded by the coding sequence ATGCCCGAGTTGATGTATCGCGAAGCGTTGAACCAGGCGCTCGCCGAGGAGATGGAGCGCGACGCCAATGTGTTCCTCATTGGCGAGGAGGTGGGTCGCTACAACGGCGCCTTCAAGGTGTCCCAGGGCCTGCTGGACAAGTTTGGCAGCGCGCGCATCATCGACGCGCCCATCAGCGAGCTGGGCTTCACCGGCCTGAGCGTGGGCGCCGCCGCCGTGGGCCTGCGCCCGGTGGTGGAGATGATGACGTGGAACTTCGCCATCCTGGCGATGGACCAGATCGTCAACAACGCGGCCAAGCTGCGCCACATGAGCGGCGGCCAGCTGAGATGCCCCATCGTGTTCCGCGGCCCGGGCGGCGCGGGCGGCCGGCTGTCCAGCCAGCACAGCCAGTCGCTGGAGGCCAACTACGCGCACTTCCCCGGCCTGAAGGTCATCGCGCCGGCGACGCCCGCGGATGCCAAGGGCATGCTCAAGAGCGCCATCCGGGACGAGAACCCGGTCATCATGTTCGAGGGCGAGCGGCTCTACGCGCTCAAGGGCGAGGTGCCGGAGGGTGAGCACATCGTCCCGCTGGGTGTCGCGGACGTGAAGCGTGAGGGCACCGACGTCACGCTCATCACCTGGAGCCGGATGTACTACTTCTGCATGGAGGCCGCGGAGGCCCTGGAGAAGGAAGGCATCAGCGTGGAGGTGCTGGATCTGCGCACCCTGCGCCCGCTGGACGAGGAGGCCATCCTCAAGAGCGTGCGCAAGACGAACCGCGCGGTCATCTGCGAGGAGGGCTGGGCGCTGGCCGGCATTGGCGCGTCCGTGGTGGACCTCATCCAGTCCCAGGCGTTCGACGAGCTGGACGCGCCGGTCGTGCGCGTCACCGGGCTCGATGTGAACATGTCGTATGCGGCGAATCTGGAGAACGCGACCCAGCCGGACGCGCCCAAGATCATCGCCGCCATCAAGAAGGTCCTGTACCGCGAGGGAGCCTGA
- the pdhA gene encoding pyruvate dehydrogenase (acetyl-transferring) E1 component subunit alpha, with product MASAYSKDLLLKMYRKMYLLRRFEERAGQQYTLGKIAGFCHLYIGQEAVAVGCNEAIRADDYMLSAYRDHGQPLARGSDAGMVMAELFGRGSGYSKGKGGSMHIFDIEHHFYGGYGIVGGQIPLAAGMAFAARYRNEDRVTVCFFGDAAANQGAFHETFNMAQKWKLPVIYICENNRYGMGTAIARTSAVPEIHKRASAYGMRGEAVDGMDALKMYEAVKDAAEYCRAGKGPVLMEANTYRFRGHSMADPANYRSKQEVEDERRNDPIPKLREYALKQGLGLSDADFESIEEEEKRTVDAAVKFADESPEPSVDELWRDTIVEPGEEDVRPRERVLGVKVTNWPKYPSGQELKVTWDLEPRAEAEAADKKAGLSR from the coding sequence GTGGCCAGCGCGTACTCGAAGGACCTGTTGTTGAAGATGTACCGGAAGATGTACCTGCTGCGTCGCTTTGAAGAGCGCGCGGGCCAGCAATACACGCTGGGGAAGATCGCCGGGTTCTGCCACCTGTACATCGGCCAGGAGGCCGTGGCGGTGGGCTGCAATGAAGCCATCCGTGCGGATGACTACATGCTGTCCGCCTACCGCGACCACGGCCAGCCGCTCGCCCGCGGCAGCGACGCCGGGATGGTCATGGCGGAGCTGTTCGGCCGGGGCTCCGGCTACAGCAAGGGCAAGGGCGGCTCGATGCACATCTTCGACATCGAGCACCACTTCTACGGAGGCTACGGCATCGTCGGCGGGCAGATTCCGCTCGCGGCCGGCATGGCCTTCGCGGCGCGCTACCGCAACGAGGACCGCGTCACGGTGTGCTTCTTCGGCGACGCGGCCGCGAACCAGGGCGCGTTCCACGAAACCTTCAACATGGCGCAGAAGTGGAAGCTGCCGGTCATCTACATCTGCGAGAACAACCGCTACGGCATGGGCACGGCCATCGCGCGCACGTCGGCGGTGCCGGAGATCCACAAGCGCGCCTCCGCGTACGGCATGCGGGGCGAGGCCGTGGACGGCATGGACGCCCTCAAGATGTACGAGGCGGTGAAGGACGCGGCGGAGTACTGCCGCGCGGGCAAGGGCCCGGTGCTGATGGAGGCGAACACGTACCGCTTCCGTGGCCACTCCATGGCGGACCCGGCCAACTACCGCTCCAAGCAGGAGGTGGAGGACGAGCGCCGCAACGACCCCATCCCCAAGCTGCGCGAGTACGCGCTGAAGCAGGGCCTGGGGCTGTCGGACGCGGACTTCGAATCCATTGAGGAGGAGGAGAAGCGCACGGTGGACGCGGCGGTGAAGTTCGCCGACGAGTCGCCGGAGCCCAGCGTGGACGAGCTGTGGCGCGACACCATCGTGGAGCCGGGTGAGGAGGACGTGCGCCCGCGCGAGCGCGTGCTGGGCGTGAAGGTCACCAACTGGCCGAAGTACCCGTCCGGTCAGGAGCTGAAGGTGACGTGGGACCTGGAGCCTCGCGCAGAGGCCGAGGCCGCTGACAAGAAGGCGGGCCTGAGCCGCTAG
- a CDS encoding DUF2795 domain-containing protein, with protein MTRERLGLGLREVEPSPVPLVPSVSLAHSLQQALHGAVFPLTAEQLTWVARENEAPAHVVSLLGSLPRGRFSSVEAVAHALEDTAG; from the coding sequence ATGACTCGCGAGCGCCTGGGGCTTGGACTGCGGGAGGTGGAGCCTTCGCCGGTTCCCCTGGTTCCGTCGGTGTCCCTGGCGCACTCACTGCAGCAGGCGCTTCACGGCGCCGTGTTCCCGCTCACCGCGGAGCAGTTGACGTGGGTGGCGCGTGAGAACGAAGCGCCGGCGCACGTGGTGTCACTGCTGGGCTCGCTGCCGAGGGGACGTTTCTCCTCGGTGGAGGCCGTGGCCCACGCCCTCGAGGACACCGCCGGCTGA
- a CDS encoding GspE/PulE family protein: MVAQRLLTPQQAQEVLVREPAARARVLKTQGGAGKDAARYDVSPVELIAAFQIPAPGGRGVLDEDRVTEAAARAAGLEYRKLDPLKMDMALATRTVSRPYAQKHVLLPLERTEQGRLRVAVANPFDRELFESFHRLTGEPVEPVLSAKADILKSIADIYGFKKTLARAADDFGGTQAQPMSNFEQLVSLSGTQELEASDRPVVQAVDYLLRYAFDNRASDIHLEPKRATSVVRLRIDGVLHPVYTLPAQVHAPIVSRVKMLSRIDISEKRRPQDGRIKTERDGREVELRVSTLPTAFGEKVVIRIFDPETLVQDIAQLGFEPDEKGHFESWIDQPHGLILVTGPTGSGKTTTLYSALKAVAGPDVNVTTIEDPIEMVWDAFNQVQVQPKVGLDFAGALRHILRQDPDVIMVGEIRDAETAENALQAALTGHLVLSTLHTNDALGAVARMKDLGVPAFLLAQSLLGVMAQRLLRRVCVHCAEEAVLTSDELQALQAPLPLLPGGVRLLKGAGCVRCRGTGYTGRTGVFEIVSTTHEVRELIAQEAPYEQLVKAARKNGMRTLREAAVRKLAQGLTAFDEVVRMTSAL, from the coding sequence ATGGTGGCCCAGCGCCTGCTCACCCCGCAGCAGGCGCAGGAGGTGTTGGTGCGGGAGCCGGCGGCGCGCGCCCGCGTGCTCAAGACGCAGGGTGGGGCGGGCAAGGACGCCGCCCGCTACGACGTGTCGCCCGTGGAGCTCATCGCGGCCTTCCAGATCCCCGCGCCGGGCGGGCGGGGCGTGCTGGACGAGGACCGCGTCACGGAGGCTGCGGCGCGCGCGGCGGGGCTGGAGTACCGCAAGCTGGACCCGCTGAAGATGGACATGGCGCTGGCCACCCGCACGGTGTCCCGGCCCTACGCGCAGAAGCACGTGCTGCTGCCCCTGGAGCGCACCGAACAGGGGCGGCTGCGCGTGGCGGTGGCCAACCCCTTCGATCGGGAGCTGTTCGAAAGCTTCCACCGGCTCACCGGCGAGCCGGTGGAGCCGGTGCTGTCAGCGAAGGCGGACATCCTCAAGTCCATCGCGGACATCTACGGCTTCAAGAAGACGCTGGCGCGCGCGGCGGACGACTTCGGCGGCACGCAGGCGCAGCCGATGAGCAACTTCGAGCAGCTGGTGTCGCTCAGCGGCACCCAGGAGCTGGAAGCCTCCGACAGGCCGGTGGTGCAGGCGGTGGACTACCTGCTGCGCTACGCGTTCGACAACCGCGCGTCGGACATCCACCTGGAGCCCAAGCGCGCCACCAGCGTGGTGCGGCTGCGCATCGACGGCGTGCTGCACCCCGTCTACACGCTGCCCGCGCAGGTGCACGCGCCCATCGTGTCGCGCGTGAAGATGCTCTCGCGCATCGACATCTCCGAGAAGCGCCGCCCCCAGGACGGCCGCATCAAGACGGAGCGCGACGGCCGCGAGGTGGAGCTGCGCGTCTCCACGCTGCCCACCGCCTTCGGCGAGAAGGTGGTCATCCGCATCTTCGACCCGGAGACGCTGGTGCAGGACATCGCCCAGCTGGGCTTCGAGCCGGACGAGAAGGGCCACTTCGAGTCGTGGATCGACCAGCCCCACGGCCTCATCCTGGTGACGGGCCCCACGGGCAGCGGCAAGACGACGACGCTCTACTCCGCGCTCAAGGCGGTGGCGGGCCCGGACGTCAACGTCACCACGATTGAAGACCCCATCGAAATGGTGTGGGACGCCTTCAACCAGGTGCAGGTGCAGCCCAAGGTGGGCCTGGACTTCGCCGGGGCCCTGCGCCACATCCTGCGCCAGGACCCGGACGTCATCATGGTGGGCGAAATCCGCGACGCGGAGACGGCGGAGAACGCGCTCCAGGCCGCGCTCACCGGCCACCTGGTGCTCTCCACGCTGCACACCAACGACGCGCTGGGCGCGGTGGCGCGCATGAAGGACCTGGGCGTGCCCGCCTTCCTCCTGGCGCAGAGCCTGCTGGGCGTCATGGCCCAGCGCCTGCTCCGCCGCGTCTGCGTGCACTGCGCGGAGGAGGCGGTCCTCACGTCGGATGAGCTGCAGGCGCTCCAGGCGCCCCTGCCGCTGCTGCCGGGCGGGGTGCGGCTGCTGAAGGGCGCGGGGTGCGTGCGCTGCCGGGGCACCGGCTACACGGGCCGCACCGGCGTCTTTGAAATCGTCTCCACCACGCACGAGGTGCGGGAGCTCATCGCCCAGGAGGCCCCGTACGAGCAGCTGGTGAAGGCCGCCCGCAAGAACGGCATGCGCACCCTGCGCGAGGCCGCCGTGCGCAAGCTGGCCCAGGGCCTCACCGCCTTCGACGAGGTGGTGCGGATGACGTCCGCCCTCTGA
- a CDS encoding MFS transporter codes for MPSLPPWLTQLLPIVILLGAIGLVLSRLPRVELGHSDAFRRRRFFNWFPLGLTYAFLYMGRYNLNVATSAMGQQTSNADFATIFFWGTLTYGVAFLINGPLTDKLGGRFTILLSAAGSAVANVAMGGVVYAVLKNGWAPPGGVVAWLAFLYSVNMYFQSFGAVSIVKVNAAWFHVRERGQLGGVFGILISLGLYFAFDWCRFIADAAPVWWVFFVPAGMLVAFLVLDSFVIRDTPSQTGHPDFDTQDASSGDTGPAPSVPELFKKLLSNRVILFILGVEFCSGFLRNAVMQWYPKYAKAVGEGGAFVASNWGMLSCVAGILGGMFAGVISDRIFDSRRGPVSTVLYAGLLLGAVAAVFLLGTPGAGWAVVFMSLCVIGVHGMLSGTATMDFGGKKNAGVVVGIIDGAVYAGTAIHALVYGRILPTGDAMKDPANWSPWPLAMLPLAVVGLVLASRVWNAKPQPRAAPLPVGDVVPGAVPGASSRTGTNG; via the coding sequence ATGCCGTCGTTGCCCCCGTGGCTGACCCAGCTGTTGCCCATCGTCATCCTGCTCGGGGCCATTGGCCTGGTGCTCTCGCGGCTGCCCCGTGTCGAGCTGGGGCACAGCGACGCGTTCCGCCGCCGCCGCTTCTTCAACTGGTTCCCGCTGGGGCTCACGTACGCGTTCCTCTACATGGGGCGCTACAACCTCAACGTGGCGACCAGCGCCATGGGGCAGCAGACGTCCAACGCGGACTTCGCGACCATCTTCTTCTGGGGGACGCTCACCTACGGCGTGGCCTTTTTGATCAACGGCCCGCTGACGGACAAGCTGGGAGGACGCTTCACCATCCTGCTGTCGGCGGCGGGCTCCGCGGTGGCGAACGTGGCCATGGGCGGCGTCGTCTACGCGGTGCTGAAGAACGGCTGGGCGCCCCCGGGCGGCGTCGTCGCGTGGCTGGCGTTCCTCTACAGCGTCAACATGTACTTCCAGAGCTTCGGCGCGGTCTCCATCGTCAAGGTGAACGCGGCCTGGTTCCACGTGCGCGAGCGCGGCCAGCTGGGCGGCGTGTTCGGCATCCTCATCTCGCTGGGCCTGTACTTCGCGTTCGACTGGTGCCGCTTCATCGCGGACGCGGCGCCGGTGTGGTGGGTGTTCTTCGTGCCCGCCGGGATGCTGGTGGCCTTCCTGGTGCTGGACTCGTTCGTCATCCGCGACACGCCCTCCCAGACGGGCCACCCGGACTTCGACACCCAGGATGCGTCCAGCGGTGACACGGGCCCCGCGCCCTCCGTGCCGGAGCTGTTCAAGAAGCTGTTGAGCAACCGCGTCATCCTCTTCATCCTGGGCGTGGAGTTCTGCAGCGGCTTCCTGCGCAACGCGGTGATGCAGTGGTACCCCAAGTACGCCAAGGCGGTGGGCGAGGGCGGCGCCTTCGTCGCGTCCAACTGGGGCATGCTGTCGTGCGTCGCCGGCATCCTGGGCGGCATGTTCGCGGGCGTCATCAGCGACCGCATCTTCGACTCGCGCCGAGGGCCCGTCTCCACGGTGCTCTACGCGGGCCTGCTGCTGGGCGCGGTGGCCGCGGTGTTCCTGCTGGGCACGCCGGGCGCGGGCTGGGCCGTGGTCTTCATGTCCCTGTGCGTCATCGGCGTGCACGGCATGCTGTCCGGCACGGCGACCATGGACTTCGGCGGCAAGAAGAACGCGGGCGTCGTGGTGGGCATCATCGACGGCGCGGTGTACGCGGGCACGGCCATCCACGCGCTCGTCTACGGGCGCATCCTGCCCACGGGCGACGCGATGAAGGACCCGGCCAACTGGAGCCCCTGGCCCCTGGCCATGCTGCCCCTGGCGGTGGTGGGCCTGGTGCTGGCCTCGCGGGTGTGGAACGCGAAGCCGCAGCCCAGGGCCGCGCCGCTGCCCGTGGGCGACGTCGTCCCGGGGGCCGTGCCGGGTGCGTCCTCTCGTACGGGGACCAACGGTTAG
- a CDS encoding pyruvate dehydrogenase complex dihydrolipoamide acetyltransferase: protein MATPIQMPSLSPTMKEGKIVKWLKKVGDKVSSGDAIAEVETDKSNLEVEAFDDGYLLQISVPEGEVATVGAPIGYLGAKGEKVSGGAPAPAAAAPPKAEAPKAAAPSAPKAESPAAKPAQQAPAAGGGEGIAILMPSLSPTMKEGKIVKWLKKAGDKVSSGDAIAEVETDKSNLEVEAYDDGTLARIVVNEGDLATVGAPIAFLTPKGAKAGASAPAAAPAAPKAAPQAPAAAAPSAPAGGQGGAPRREAAPTASGGGRLRASPLAKRIAQERGLDLSQVRGSGPLGRVVKRDVEQALGQGLTKAPAQAAPAKKAGAQPEARAFGTRPEPQSVPMSSMRKVIGQRMSEVKPGVPHFYLTVEVEMEAAVKIREEAKALDVKVSVNDIIVKAAAIALRRSPKMNVSLQGDQVLHYGTVDVGIAVAIEDGLITPIIRDADLKGLQTISAESRDMAERARKRALKPAEYTGGSLTVSNLGMYGIDQFIAVINPPQSAILAVGAVAEKAVARDGQVVVRKVMTVTLSGDHRVIDGATGAEYLRELKGLLEHPTRLLF from the coding sequence ATGGCGACGCCCATCCAGATGCCCAGCCTGTCCCCGACGATGAAGGAGGGGAAGATCGTCAAGTGGCTGAAGAAGGTCGGCGACAAGGTCTCCTCCGGAGACGCCATCGCCGAGGTGGAGACGGACAAGTCCAACCTCGAGGTGGAGGCCTTCGACGACGGCTACCTGCTGCAGATCTCCGTGCCCGAGGGCGAGGTCGCGACGGTGGGAGCCCCCATCGGCTACCTCGGCGCCAAGGGCGAGAAGGTCTCCGGCGGAGCCCCGGCTCCGGCGGCCGCCGCGCCCCCGAAGGCGGAGGCCCCGAAGGCCGCGGCCCCGTCCGCGCCCAAGGCGGAGTCGCCCGCCGCGAAGCCCGCCCAGCAGGCCCCCGCCGCTGGCGGCGGTGAAGGCATCGCCATCCTGATGCCCTCGCTCTCCCCGACGATGAAGGAGGGGAAGATCGTCAAGTGGCTGAAGAAGGCCGGCGACAAGGTCTCCTCCGGGGACGCCATCGCCGAGGTGGAGACGGACAAGTCCAACCTCGAGGTGGAGGCGTACGACGACGGCACGCTCGCGCGCATCGTCGTGAACGAGGGCGACCTGGCCACCGTCGGTGCGCCCATCGCGTTCCTCACGCCCAAGGGCGCCAAGGCCGGGGCCTCCGCTCCGGCGGCCGCGCCCGCCGCGCCGAAGGCCGCACCCCAGGCTCCCGCCGCCGCGGCTCCGTCCGCGCCCGCCGGGGGACAGGGGGGCGCGCCGCGCCGTGAGGCCGCTCCGACCGCGAGCGGGGGAGGCCGGCTTCGCGCCAGCCCCCTGGCGAAGCGCATCGCGCAGGAGCGCGGGCTGGACCTGTCCCAGGTGCGTGGCTCCGGTCCGCTCGGACGCGTGGTGAAGCGCGACGTGGAGCAGGCGCTGGGGCAGGGCCTGACGAAGGCCCCCGCCCAGGCGGCCCCGGCGAAGAAGGCCGGTGCGCAGCCCGAGGCCCGCGCCTTCGGCACGCGTCCGGAGCCGCAGTCCGTGCCCATGTCCTCCATGCGCAAGGTGATTGGCCAGCGCATGTCGGAGGTGAAGCCCGGCGTGCCGCACTTCTATCTCACCGTGGAGGTGGAGATGGAGGCCGCGGTGAAGATCCGCGAGGAGGCCAAGGCGCTGGACGTGAAGGTGTCCGTCAACGACATCATCGTGAAGGCGGCGGCCATCGCGCTGCGCCGCTCCCCGAAGATGAACGTGTCGCTCCAGGGCGACCAGGTGCTGCACTACGGCACCGTGGACGTGGGCATCGCGGTGGCCATCGAGGACGGGCTCATCACGCCCATCATCCGCGACGCGGACCTCAAGGGCCTGCAGACCATCTCCGCCGAGTCCCGAGACATGGCGGAGCGCGCCCGCAAGCGCGCCCTGAAGCCCGCCGAGTACACCGGCGGGTCGCTCACGGTGAGCAACCTGGGCATGTACGGCATCGACCAGTTCATCGCCGTCATCAACCCGCCCCAGTCCGCCATCCTCGCGGTGGGCGCGGTGGCGGAGAAGGCCGTGGCGCGCGACGGACAGGTCGTGGTGCGCAAGGTGATGACGGTGACGCTGTCGGGTGACCACCGCGTCATCGACGGGGCCACTGGCGCGGAGTACCTGCGCGAGCTGAAGGGCCTGCTGGAGCACCCCACGCGGCTGCTGTTCTAG
- a CDS encoding NUDIX hydrolase yields MRPSSSNVTDIEIIEDFSATARCDEGFLRVRRLRCRNRRADGSSSSVYRVDVVDRPRLDAVSVLVYRRASDGNLEVLTRLNLRPAAYFRREQTSSMTVPDPVSYLRVEEIVAGLLEPSDKGEEGLRRRAAEEVKEEAGYAVRPEDIQLLGGAFFLAPGILSEKVFPAAVDVTGVAQGEVEGDGSPLEEGIHLQWRPVAAVLEACRRGDIADAKTEVSLTRLLARLG; encoded by the coding sequence ATGCGTCCCAGCAGTTCCAATGTGACTGACATCGAGATCATCGAGGACTTCTCCGCCACGGCGCGTTGTGACGAAGGTTTTCTCCGGGTGCGGCGTCTGCGGTGCAGGAACCGGCGCGCGGACGGGTCGTCCTCGTCGGTGTACCGGGTGGACGTGGTGGACCGGCCCCGGCTGGACGCGGTGTCGGTGCTCGTCTACCGCCGTGCGTCAGACGGAAACCTGGAAGTCCTGACCCGGCTGAACCTGCGGCCGGCGGCGTACTTCCGGCGCGAGCAGACGTCGTCCATGACGGTGCCGGACCCGGTGAGCTACCTGCGCGTGGAGGAGATCGTCGCGGGGCTGCTGGAGCCGTCCGACAAGGGCGAGGAGGGGCTTCGCCGCCGCGCGGCGGAGGAGGTGAAGGAGGAGGCGGGCTACGCGGTGCGGCCGGAGGACATCCAGCTTTTGGGCGGCGCGTTCTTCCTCGCGCCGGGCATCCTGTCGGAGAAGGTCTTCCCGGCGGCGGTGGACGTCACGGGCGTGGCGCAGGGGGAGGTGGAAGGCGATGGCTCGCCTCTAGAGGAGGGCATCCACCTTCAATGGCGGCCGGTGGCCGCGGTGCTGGAGGCGTGCCGGCGCGGCGACATCGCGGATGCGAAGACGGAGGTCTCCCTCACGCGGCTGCTCGCCCGGCTGGGCTGA
- a CDS encoding bifunctional metallophosphatase/5'-nucleotidase — MRLTLLHTSDIHSRLVPYDFTPLKTDQDLELIPEAGPFGGATRMASILKRERKRGDRVLHVDSGDCFQGAPIFNVNTGEAEFRFLSEVRLDAAVVGNHEFDAGALNFTQKARNFANFPLLAANYQWDDPKAVGSNGTSMVTAPYSIRTVKGLRVGIIGMANISSLNSIVEGGNSLQVTPLEQNEVARSYVELLRPVTDVIIAVSHLGLHEDQDMIQGYEAFYEYSRAKPFVERTKDAWKVLEWFGPVGDDKSVVRVHIAGVSGLDAVMGGHLHVVLNPPQVVSDPSGRKVVLAHSGAFAKYVGRLELVVKMPSQKGADEGAEIISQDYRAFPVDGLWCNEAMRKLRFDANEFWDPGEFIQRPGVREAIEECRRQEDPAVSDMLIPYVLGMDFKLQLTSIFSYAPLDVQRRNNSNGGDSPLGNIAADSMRKRNRVEAEMALTNSLGIRDNLYAGVVTQEAMFNVFPFENTINIMYLSGAEMQEMFDFVTDRSAERGCVSQAQVSGARFTMDCAQVQLNELRIPCTPQTVEQDCPQTGREGHAKWQCLEDTSGARCWAHTGIDIQINGKPLDITGTYKIAVNDYIAKGGSGFTVLKRNTTRIETGISLRDSLIGYMQGFCSCSDLLAGRETSSNGTRCGSLVNGAWTVDEKTLGSCRESQAFEAALNKTIGSCSCLDLIKLPADASQRCGVPDLTPEAIQAQCAVPQGPYTGRCSCRDLLTGNNPTCGTVTSQLRSFCEKPTAMPIANAIEDGRIGRRVK, encoded by the coding sequence GTGCGTCTTACCCTCCTTCATACCTCTGACATCCACTCGCGCCTCGTTCCGTACGACTTCACTCCCCTGAAGACGGACCAGGACCTGGAACTCATTCCGGAGGCCGGTCCGTTTGGCGGTGCGACGCGCATGGCGTCCATCCTCAAGCGCGAGCGCAAGCGCGGCGACCGCGTGCTGCACGTGGACTCCGGCGACTGCTTCCAGGGCGCGCCCATCTTCAACGTGAACACGGGCGAGGCGGAGTTCCGCTTCCTCTCCGAGGTGCGCCTGGACGCGGCCGTGGTGGGCAACCACGAGTTCGACGCCGGCGCGCTCAACTTCACCCAGAAGGCGCGCAACTTCGCCAACTTCCCGCTGCTGGCCGCCAACTACCAGTGGGATGACCCGAAGGCCGTGGGCAGCAACGGCACGTCCATGGTCACCGCCCCGTACAGCATCCGGACCGTGAAGGGCCTGCGGGTGGGCATCATCGGCATGGCCAACATCTCCTCGCTCAACTCCATCGTGGAGGGTGGCAACAGCCTGCAGGTCACCCCGCTGGAGCAGAACGAGGTCGCGCGCTCCTATGTGGAGCTGCTGCGCCCGGTGACGGACGTCATCATCGCGGTCAGCCACTTGGGCCTCCATGAGGACCAGGACATGATCCAGGGCTACGAGGCCTTCTACGAGTACAGCCGCGCGAAGCCCTTCGTGGAGCGCACGAAGGACGCCTGGAAGGTGCTGGAGTGGTTCGGCCCCGTGGGCGACGACAAGTCGGTGGTGCGCGTGCACATCGCGGGCGTCAGCGGCCTGGACGCGGTGATGGGCGGCCACCTGCACGTGGTGCTCAACCCCCCGCAGGTCGTCAGCGACCCCAGCGGCCGCAAGGTCGTGCTGGCGCACTCGGGCGCGTTCGCCAAGTACGTGGGCCGCCTGGAGCTGGTCGTGAAGATGCCCTCGCAGAAGGGCGCGGACGAGGGCGCGGAGATCATCAGCCAGGACTACCGCGCGTTCCCGGTGGACGGCCTCTGGTGCAACGAGGCGATGCGCAAGCTGCGCTTCGACGCCAACGAGTTCTGGGATCCGGGCGAGTTCATCCAGCGCCCCGGCGTGCGCGAGGCCATCGAGGAGTGCCGCAGGCAGGAGGATCCGGCCGTCTCCGACATGCTCATCCCCTACGTGCTGGGCATGGACTTCAAGCTGCAGCTGACGTCCATCTTCTCCTACGCGCCGCTCGACGTGCAGCGCCGCAACAACTCCAACGGCGGTGACTCGCCGCTGGGGAACATCGCGGCGGACTCCATGCGCAAGCGCAACCGCGTGGAGGCGGAGATGGCGCTCACCAACTCGCTGGGCATCCGCGACAACCTCTACGCGGGCGTGGTGACGCAGGAGGCGATGTTCAACGTGTTCCCGTTCGAGAACACCATCAACATCATGTACCTGTCCGGCGCGGAGATGCAGGAGATGTTCGACTTCGTCACCGACCGCTCCGCCGAGCGCGGGTGCGTGAGCCAGGCGCAGGTCTCCGGCGCCCGCTTCACCATGGACTGCGCCCAGGTGCAGCTCAACGAGCTGCGCATCCCCTGCACGCCGCAGACGGTGGAGCAGGACTGCCCGCAGACGGGCCGCGAGGGCCACGCGAAGTGGCAGTGCCTGGAGGACACCAGCGGTGCGCGCTGCTGGGCCCACACCGGCATCGACATCCAGATCAACGGCAAGCCGCTGGACATCACCGGCACGTACAAGATCGCTGTGAACGACTACATCGCCAAGGGCGGCTCCGGCTTCACGGTGCTCAAGCGCAACACCACGCGCATCGAGACGGGCATCAGCCTGCGCGACTCGCTCATCGGCTACATGCAGGGCTTCTGCTCCTGTTCGGACCTGCTCGCCGGGCGTGAGACGTCCAGCAACGGCACGCGCTGCGGCTCGCTCGTCAACGGCGCCTGGACGGTGGATGAGAAGACGCTGGGCTCCTGCCGGGAGTCCCAGGCCTTCGAGGCCGCCCTCAACAAGACGATTGGAAGCTGCTCCTGCCTGGACCTCATCAAGCTGCCGGCGGATGCCTCGCAGCGCTGCGGCGTGCCGGACCTGACGCCGGAAGCCATCCAGGCCCAGTGCGCGGTGCCCCAGGGCCCGTACACGGGCCGCTGCAGCTGCCGCGACCTGCTCACCGGAAACAATCCCACCTGCGGCACCGTGACGAGCCAGCTGCGTTCGTTCTGTGAGAAGCCCACTGCCATGCCCATCGCGAACGCCATCGAGGATGGCCGCATCGGGCGGAGGGTGAAGTGA